A stretch of the Musa acuminata AAA Group cultivar baxijiao chromosome BXJ2-7, Cavendish_Baxijiao_AAA, whole genome shotgun sequence genome encodes the following:
- the LOC135616370 gene encoding NAC domain-containing protein 41-like has protein sequence MEPIDLVPSGYRFLPTAEELLVDYLANWVAGAPLPGRAVAFADVYGTEPWNLLGSDRQEGYFFAERKPKNSGGSRVDRKAGSGSWTLYKKQETVKSMVGGREMVVGRKSCLSFNDGRRKNSGWTMYEFEMYVSSSSSSTDLVACEQMYSTDDDFFASLEQIHASLMSDDTIPASVMFGTNTDSTTVAAASSSSSIDIVGCEQTENIDDNDDFLQWIEALVKSDDTPIDSTMTWWLDP, from the exons ATGGAGCCCATCGACCTCGTACCGAGCGgctacaggttccttcccacggcggaggaactcttggttgactacctcgccaactgggtcgccggcgcacccctccctggccgcgctgtcgccttcgcggacgtctacggcaccgagccgtggaatcttctagGCAGCGATCGccaggagggctatttctttgcggagcgcaagcccaagaacagcggcggctcgcgcgtcgatcgaaaggccggcagcggttcttggactctgtacaaaaagcaagaaaccgttaagtccatggtcggcgggcgcgagatggtggtcGGGCGAAAGAGCTGCCTTTCTTTCAACGATGGTCGAcggaagaactccgggtggacgatgtacgagttcgaaatgt atgtttcctcctcatcgtcgtcgACAGACTTGGTTGCGTGTGAGCAGATGTACAGCACCGACGATGACTTCTTCGCGAGCCTGGAACAGATCCATGCCTccttgatgtccgatgacacgatTCCAGCCTCGGTGATGTTTGGCACCAACACTGATTCAACCACGGTCGCAGCGGCTTCGTCGTCATCATCGATCGACATTGTTGGGTGTGAGCAGACGGAGAACATAGATGATAATGACGACTTCCTGCAATGGATTGAAGCCCTCGTGAAGTCCGATGACACCCCTATTGATTCGACTATGACCTGGTGGTTGGATCCATAG